The segment TCGCGCACTCGGACCCCGACGTCATCGAGTTCCTGCGCCGCGCCGAGGTACCGGACCCCGACGAGGTGGTCCTCGGCGGCACGCTCCCGCTGATCGAATGGCAGGGCGACGCCCCGCACGTGTACGAGGCCGAGACGGCCGCCGCCGACCTCCCCTGACACCGCGCGCTCCCCGCCCCGGCCCGCCGGTGGGCGTCGCATTCCGGCCATACTTGACACGGGCATGACATCACTCGCGACTTCTCAAGACCCCTGTGGCACGCTCCCTGCGCACTCGGTACCGCCCTCGCACCACACCCCCACAAGGACGTGCCACAGAGGAGCGACATGATCAACCGCGCGAAACTCGCCATAGCGGCCCTGGCCCTCGCGGCCACCGTCGGCAGCATCACGAGCGCCGCAGCCCTCGGCCCCACCGCCGACCAGCAGGCCGACGGCGTCATCGTGGTGGCGGGCAACACCTGCACCTGGACCAACGCCCGCACCAGCGCCAATCCCCCCAGCGCCCTCACCGTCGACCGCACCAGCATCAACAAGCCCGGCGGCAACCTCGCCTGCGACGGCGGGATCACCGCCTCCCTCAACAACAACCCGGCCTTCACGTTCGACGACGCGACCGCCACCGCCCGCACGGACCTGATCGACATCACCGGCCAGCAGAGCTTCGTCTCCTGCCGCTACAAGGCCACGAACATCGTGTGGGACCGTGACGGGAGCACCCGCAAGTACGTCAACCGGGCCTTCACCGCCACCAAGGCCTCGGGCAGCTTCCTGTGCCCGGCCTCGGTCACGACGGCGGCCGGCGGCGCCTCCATGCTCTTCCACTGACCGCCCGGCCGGGGGTGCCGCCCGGCGCGGCGGCGCCCCCGGCCCTCACCCACTTCCCTCGCCCCCGGCCCCACCGGTCCCGATGGCCCCCGCCGGGTCGCCGGGCCCGGCGCGGGGCCTCAGCATGGAAGGAGCTCCGTCCGGGTGAGGAGGCCGGTGATGGCCGATGCGCAGCCCGCTCCGCCGGCCGAAGGCCCCGGGGACGAGCCCCCCGCGCCCGCGCCCGGCCCCGCCGCGCCCCCGCCGGCCCCGGCCCCGCAGCCGGGATCCCCGCCGGCCGGGTCCCCCTCGGCGGGCGGTCTCCTCGACGTCCTCGGGGTGGCCGCGGTGGTACTGGACGCCGAGGGCCGGATCCATCTGTGGAGCCCGCAGGCCGCCGCCCTGTTCGGCTACCCCGCCGAAGAGGCCCTGGGCCAGTACGCGGCGACCCTGCTGGTGGCGGAGGACAACCGCGAGGAGGTGCTCGGCCTGTTCGCCCAGGTGATGGCGGGCCGGGGCGCCTGGGCGGGCACCTTCCCCGTCCGCCACCGCGACGGCCACACCGTGCTCGTCGAGTTCCGCAACATGAGGCTCCAGGCCGACCACGGCGGGACGTTCGCCCTCGGGCTCGCCTCGGAGCAGGCCACCCTGCGCCGGGTCGAACGCGACCTCGCCCTCTCCCTCCGGCTGGTCGACCAGTCCCCCATCGGCCTGGCCGTCCTCGACGCCGACCTGCGGTACGTCCTGGTCAACCCCGCCCTGGAACGGATCAACGGGGTGCCGTCCGAACGGCACCTCGGGCAGCGGATCGGCGACATCCTGCCCTTCGTCGACGCTCCGGCCGTCGAGGCACGGATGCGCGAGGTCATGGAGAGCGGCGTGCCGGTGCTGGACAACTTCACCACCGGCACGATCTCCGAGGACGAGGGCGAACGCGCCTGGCTGCTGTCCATCTACCGGCTGGAGGACCAGTCCTCCCGGGTGATCGGCGTCGCCGTGTCGGTGGTGGACGTGACCGAACAGCACCGGGTCGCGGTCTCCGCGGCCCACGCCCGGCGCCGCCTGTCACTGATCGCGGACGCCTCCGTGCGCATCGGCACCACCCTCGACCTGGACATCACCGCCCGGGAGCTGGCCGACGTCGCCGTGCCGGAGATCGCCGACATCGCCGCCGTCGACGTCCTCGACACCGTGCTCACGGGCGGCCGTCCGGGCGACGGAGCCGACGACCGGACCGTGCGGTTCCGGGCGCTGGCGGTCAAGGCCGGCTACCGCACCCCCGCCGAGGACGCCGCCGACCCCGTCGGGGACGTGGCCCTGTACCGCACCGACCGGCTGGTGGCACGCTGCGCCCGCACCGCCCGGCCCGTCCTCGTCCCGCACGTCACCGCGGAGGACCTGCCGCGCATCGCCCGCGACGAGGAGGCCGCCCGGCAACTGGCCGAGGCGGGGGTGCACTCGTACCTCGCGGTCCCGCTGATCGCCCGCAGCCAGGTACTGGGCACCCTCGACCTCAAGCGGGCCCGCAACCCCGTACCGTTCGGCCAGGACGACGTGCTGCTCGCCGCCGAACTGGCCGCCCACGCCGCCGTGTCCATCGACAACGCCCGCTGGTACCAGCGCCAGCGCCACGCCGCCCTCGCCCTCCAGCGCCATCTGCTTCCGCAGCACCCGCCGGACGCCCCCGGCCTGGACATCGCCTACCGGTACCAGCCGGCCGGAGCGGCCGACGAGACCGGCGGCGACTGGTTCGACGTCATCCCGCTCACCGGCGACCGGACCGCGCTGGTCGTCGGCGACGTGATGGGCAGCGGCATCAACGCCGCCGCGACGATGGGACAGCTGCGCGCCACCGCCCGGGCGCTGGGCCGCCTCGGCCTCGATCCGGCGACGGTCCTCACCCACCTCGACGCGGCGACGGCCGACCTGGGCGAGGCCATGGCCACCTGCGTCTACGCCGTCTACGACCCGCACTCACGGCTCTGCCACATCGCCACGGCCGGCCACCTGCCGCCCGTGCACCTGCGCAGCGGGCGCCAGCCGAGGCTGGTCCAGCTGACCACGGCCGTGCCGCTGGGGGTCGGCGGCGTCCCCTTCCACACCACGGCGTTCACCCTGGACCAGGGCGACGAGCTCGTCCTCTACACGGACGGGCTGGTCGAGACCCGTGACCAGGACATCGACACCCGGCTGCTGACCCTGACCGACCTGCTGGCGGGCCCGCACCGCCCGATCGAGGAGACCTGCGACCTGCTGCTGTCGGCCCTGCGCCGTCCCGACACGCACGACGACGTCGTCCTGCTCATCGCCCGCGCCCACGCCTGAGCCCGCCTCGCGCCCGAGACCGCCCCACGCCCGAGACCGCCCGACGGGTGCGCGGGTGCGCGGGTGCGCGGGCTCACGGGTGCGCGGGCGGCCGGGAGCGGATCCTGGCCGTGAGGACGGCGACGTCGTCCTCGGCGTGGCGGGCGTCCAGGCCCGCCACCAGCGCCTCCACGGCCTCCGCCGGGCTCGCGCGGGCCGGCAGCCGCAGGGCCGTCAGGCGGGCCAGGGAGTCGTCGATGTCCTCGCCGCGCCGTTCCACGAGCCCGTCGGTGTAGAGCACCAGGGTCTCCTCCTCGGTGAGGGGGTGCGCCGCGGACTCGTACCCGCCCAGGCCCGTGCCGAGCGGCGGCCCGACCGGCACGTCCAGCAGCCGGCCGGTGCCGTCGGCGGCGAACACCGCGGGCGGCAGGTGGCCGGCGTTGGCGAAGAGGGCGGTGCCGCGCGCCGGGTCGACGCGGGCGAGCAGGCAGGTGGCGGGGCGGCGGGCCGCGTCCTCGGCGACCAGGGCGTCGAGCTGGCGCAGCACGCGGTGCGGGGCGAGCTCGGTGGAGGCGACCTCGCGCAGGGTGGAGCGGTAGGCGTTCATGTCGACGGCGGCGTCCAGGCCGTGGCCCATCACGTCGCCGACGACCAGCAGGGTCCGCCCGAAGTGCAGCCGGACCGTCTCGAACCAGTCGCCGCCGACCAGGGCGCTCGGTCCGACGGGCAGGTAGCGGCCGGCGATCAGCAGGTTGGGGTGGGGGCGGCCGGGTTCGGCGACGAGGGCCCGCTGGAGGTCGAGCGCGACGCGTTCGGTGGCGGCGAGCCGGCGGGCGTGGCGGATGTGCACGGCCGCGACCCGTGCCGCGAAGTGCAGGGCGGCGGCCTCGTGGTCGGTGAAGGCGGTGCCGGTGCGCACCGCGAGGAGGGTGCCGTACGAGGTCCCGTGCCGGGTCAGCGCCACGGACAGGCCGTGCACCGGGGAGCCACCGGGGCGCAGGGTCCAGCTGCGCAGCGGGTGGCCCTCGTCGACCGCGCGGACGGCGGGCCGTCCGGCGGGCACCGGGGCGGGAGCGGGGGCACGGAGCAGGCCGACGGCCCCGGCCGCGGCGACGCGTTCGGTGCGGCCCTCGACGGTCAGGTCGACGGCCGCCGCGTCGCCCAGGGTGCGCAAGACGAAAGCGGCGAGTTCCCGGCAGGTGGTCGTCTCGTCGTCGCCGGTGCCGATGGCCTCCAGGGTCTCGGCCGGCGACGGCGTCCGGTGCGCGGCCCCGTGGCGGGTCCGGCCGGTGGGGTGCCCGTCGCGATCCGACACGTGTCCTCCTCTCCCGCGCCCGGCAGGCGGCCCGGTGCGGGCCGCCTGCCGGTCCATTCCACCAGGCCGGGGGCGGCGGGCGGGGCAGCGCGCCGGTCGGTCACCTCGGCGGGGTCAGGCGCTCCCGGAGGAAGGTGTGCACCAGGGCTTCGTTGAAGGCGGTCTGCTGGTGGTCGGTGGCTCCGGAGTGGCCGCCGCCGAGGTGCTCGTGGAAGAGGACCGGGTGCCCGAGTTCCCGCAGCCGGGCGGCCATCTTGCGGGCGTGGCCGGGGTGGACCCGGTCGTCGCGGGTGGAGGTGAGCAGCAGCAGGGGCGGGTACGGGGGGCCGTCGGCGCGGATCCGGTGGTAGGGGGAGATGGCTTCGAGGTGGGGCCGGTCCGCCGGGTCGTCGGGGTCGCCGTACTCGGCGGTCCAGCTGGCTCCGGCGAGGAGCTTGTGGAAGCGGAGCATGTCGAGGAGCGGGACGTGGGCGACGACCGCGCCGAACAGCCCGGGTTCGCGGGTGAGCATGGCGCCCATCAGGAGGCCGCCGTTGCTGCCGCCCTCGATGCCGAGCTGGGCGGGGGTGGTGATGCCGCGGGCGGTGAGGTCGCGGGCGACGGCGGCGAAGTCCTCGTAGGCCCGGACCCGGTTCGCGCCGAGGGCGGCCTGGTGCCAGGCAGGCCCGTACTCGTGGCCGCCGCGGATGCCGGCGACGACGTACGTGCCGCCGCGTGCGAGCCAGGCCCGGCCGGTGACGGCGCTGTAGGAGGGGACCATGGAGATCTCGAAGCCGCCGTACCCGTAGAGCAGGGCCGGACCGGGGCCGGGGCGGTCCTCGGGGCCGACGACGAAGTAGGGCACGCGGGTGCCGTCGGGCGAGGTGGCGAAGTACTGGCTGACGGTGAGCCCGGCGGTGTCGAAGAGGGCGGGGGCCTGCTTCAGGACCTCCAGGCCGGCGGTCCCGGCGACGCCCCGGTAGAGGGTGGAGGGCTGGAGGTGGCCGGTGACGTCGAGGAAGTACTCGTCGCTCTCGTCCGGGTCGGTGCAGGTCACCGTGGCCGTCGACAGGGGCGGTACGCCGGTGAGCGGGGCTCGGGTCCAGCCGTCCGGGCCGGGGGTCAGGAGCTCCAGGCGCGAGGAGACGTCGGCGCGGGTGCTCAGGATGAGGTGGTGGCGGGTCCAGCTGTAGCCGGCGAGGGCGGTGCGCTCGTCCGGGGTGAACAGGACCTGCGGGGTGCGGTCGCCGGCCCGGTAGGCGTCGAAGCCGAAGGCGAGGAGGCTGCCGGCGGGGTGTCCGAGCCAGGGCGAGCGGGGGTTGACGAGGAGCCAGTCGCGGTGGACGCCGGTGCCGGCGTCGTCCGGTACGTCGATCTTCTCCGGCGGGGCCGCGCCGTCCTCGGGGAGGAGGAACAGCTCCTGGTTCCAGAAGTCGATGTTCCGGACGGCGAAGTCCCGTTCGAAACCGGGGGTGTGGTCGCGCCAGCCGGTGGCGGAGAGGTCGGTGGGCCGGCCCTCGTAGACGAGTTCGGCCTCGTGCAGGGGGGTGCCGCGGCGCCAGCGGCGGACCTGGAGGGGGTAGCCGGAGGGGGACAGGGTGGCGGGGCCGAAGTCGGTGCCGATCCAGAGGTGGTCGGGGTCGATCCAGCCGACGCGGGTCTTGGCCTCCTCGACGGTGAAGCCGTCCTCGACGAACTCCAGCGTCTCCAGGTCGAACTCGCGGACCACGCAGGCGTCGGCGCCGTCGCGGGACAGCATGACGAGGGCGTGCCGGTGGCCGGGAGCCAGGACGCTGCTGCCGGCCCAGGCCCACTTCTCGCCCTCCGCTTCGGCGAGCGCGTCCAGGTCGAGGACGGTCTCCCAGTGCGGCCGCTCGGTGCGGTACTCCTCCAGGGCGGTGCGGCGCCAGATGCCGCGCAGCCGGTCGGCGTCCTGCCAGAAGTTGTACAGGTGGGGGCCGCGCCGGACGGTGTAGGGGATCCGGCCGTCGTCGTCGAGGACCTCGCGCACCTCGCGTTCCACGATCTTGAACCCGGGGGCGGCGGTCAGCGCGGCGACGGTCTCCGCGTTGCGCTCCCGCACCCAGGCGAGGGCGGCCTCGCCGGTCACGTCCTCCAGCCAGAGGTAGGGGTCGTGGGGGGAACCGGGCGCGGGGACGCGGGGGGCTTCATCGCTCATCCGCCGATTGTGCCGGACGCGGCCGGGGAGGACGGGCGCCCCCGCCCGCCCCGGCTCCCGGGGTCTAGGCCCCGGTGTGGTGGAGGGTGTCCAGGCGGGCCAGGTCCTCCTCGGTCAGGCGCAGGGCGCCGGCGGCCACGTTGGCCTCGAGGTGGGCGGGGTTGCCGGTGCCGGGGATGGCCAGCATGTGGGGCCCCCGGTGCAGGGTCCAGGCGAGGCGGACCTGTGCGGTGCTCGCCCCGTGGGCCCGGGCGACGGCCAGCAGCTGCTCGCTCTCGGCGCTGCCGGCGCCGCCTTCGGCCCCGGAAGCGGCGATCGAGAAGAAGGGCACGAAGGCGATGCCCTGCTCGCCGCAGAAGCGGACGAACCGGTCCTGCTCCGGGCGGACGCCGATGCCGTACATGTTCTGCACGCAGACGACCGGGGCGACCGCCCTGGCCTCGGCGAGCTGCTCGGGGGTGACGTTGGAGACGCCGAGGTGGCGGATGAGGCCGGCCTCGCGGAGCTCGGCGAGGGCGCCGAAGCGGTCGCTGACGGAGTCGGTGCCGTTCACGCGCAGGTTGACCAGGTCGAGGTGGTCGCGGCCGAGCTGGCGGAGGTTCTCCTCGACCTGGCCGCGCAGCTCCCGCGGGGTGCGGGCGTGTTCGCTCCACTCCCCCGAGGGTGCGCGGTGGGGGCCGACCTTGGTGGCGATGACCAGGTCGTCCGGGTAGGGGCCGCCGAGGGCGCTCCTGATCAGCTCGTTGGCGGAGCGGAGCGGGGAGAAGTAGAAGGCGGCGGTGTCGATGTGGTTCACGCCGAGCTCGACGGCGCGGCGCAGCACGGCGATGGCCCGGGCGCGGTCGCTGGACAGGGAACCGGCCTGGAGGGCGGGCCCGTCCTGGGGCACGCGCATCGCCCCGAAGCCGATCCGGTTGACCGTCATGTCCCCCAGTGTCCAGGTGCCCGAGGCGGCTGCGGTGATCGTTTCTGTGGTCATCCGGGGATGATCTCCCGCGCGGCGGGCTCAGCACCAGGGGGGCATCTCCTTTCGCCCCGGACGCCGCCCCGCCACGTCCCCGCCCTGTCGCCGCGCGCATCGGCGTGGCTGGGCGGGAGGGGACGGGGCCCGGTGGCCGCGGGTGCGCGGGCTGCGTCGGGGACGCGGGGTGGCGTCAGGGGGTGAAGGTCCAGCGTTGGGACGGGGTGGCCTTGCAGGGGGCGCGGGTGAGGGCGGAGCCGTTGGCGGTCAGGCACTGGCCGGTGGTGCGCAGGCTGCCGTCCGGGCCGGGTTGCCAGGTCTGGGCGGGGGTGCCCGCGCAGGGCTGGACGGTGATGCGGGCCGGGTCGGCGGCGTCGAGGCAGACGCCGTTGAGGCCGGTGAGGCGGCCGTCGCTCTGGAGGGTCCAGCGCTGGTTGGGGCCGCCGTGGCAGGAGTAGAGGGTCGGCACGGTGCCCGGGGTGGTGGCGCTGTGGGGGAGGTCGAGGCAGGTCGCGGTGGCCGCGTTGACGAGGGTGGCGTCGGCGGGGAGGGGGGTGGGGCGGCCGGTGAGGGTGATTTCCGCGGCGCTGGTCCACGGGCCCCTGCCCCCGGCTTCGGTCAGGGCGCGCAGGCGCAGGTAGCGGCCCGTGCGGGGGGCCAGGGTGACGGATTTCGCGGTCGCGGTGTCGGCGAAGGTGCCGGTGGCGGCCGGGGTGCCCCAGTCGGTGGTGGTGTCGGAGACGTAGACCTCGTAGCCGCCGATCCGGCCGTTGACGCCGCCGTCCTGGCGCGGCAGGTAGCCGAGGCCGTCGACGGTGTAGCGGGCGCCGAGGTCGATGCGGATCTCGTGCGGCAGGGGGGCCGGCTTGTTGGAGGACCAGGCGGTGTGCCAGAGGGTGGCGGGGTTGCCGTCGAAGGCGTTGACGGCGGCCCCGTTCTCCGCGGCCGTCTCCTGGCTGTCGGCGGAGAGCAGGGTCCAGGCGGACTGGGAGATGGGGGACGAGGTGGTCGGGATCGGGTCGGCGGCGGGGAGGGTGGTGCCGGTGGCGGTGACCGTGAAGGCGGCCGTCCTGGTCCCGGTCTTGACCCAGAGGACGCCGCCCCGGTCGGCCGGGTCGAAGAACCAGCCGGTGGTGGCCGAGTCGTAGGCGGCCTTGCTCGCCAGACGGGTGAGGGCCGTGCCGTCCAGGGTGAGGGCGGTGGGCGCGGTGGCCACGTGGAGGGTCAGCTCGTAGCCGCGGCCGGCGGGCTGTCCGGCGTAGCTGCCGGTGGGGGCGCCGACGGAGACGCTGACCGTGCCGGAGCCGCTCGCCGGGGCGGTGACGTCGACGCGCTGGCGGGCGTAGGCGCCCGAGGCGTAGGCGCGGGTGCGGCCGTCGTCCTCGTACAGGCTGAAGGAGGACGTGCCGCGGGGGTGGATGTCGTAGGTGAGGGTGGAGAGGGGTTTTTCGCCGCTGTAGTTCATCTGCGGCCACATCGGGACGACGGCACCGCCCTTGACGAAGAGGGGCAGGGTGTCGAGGGGGGCCTGGTAGCCGTTCAGCCAGCCGGGTCCGGCGTACGTCCTGCCCGTCCAGTAGTCCGTCCAGGTTCCGGCGGGCAGGTAGATGCCGTCGCGGACGGAGGTGTCGGAGACGACGGGGGCGACGAGGAAGGAGTCCCCGGCCATGAACTGGCCGCTGGTGAGGTTGCCGCGGGCCACCGGGTCGTCGGGGTACTCCAGGACCATGGCACGGGTGCTCGGGACTCCGGTGTCGTGGGCGACGCGGCTCATCGTGTACAGGTAGGGCATCAGCCGCATCTTGAGCTGGAGGTACTTGCGGTTGACGGAGAGGTACGGCTCGGCGAAGCGCCAGGGCTGCTTGTCCTGGTAGCCGGCGGACGGGTTGGTCGCGCCCCAGCCGGACATGGTCATGAAGGCGGGGGTGAAGGCCTTCCACTGGAGGTCGCGGACGTACGTCTTGGGGCTGCCTCCGAAGATGCCGTCGACGTCGCCGGAGGCGTAGTTGATGCCGGACAGGCCGGCTCCGGCGATGGCGGGGACGTGCCAGCGCATGTCGTCCCAGGTGCCGTTCGTGTCCCCGGTCCAGACGACGGCGTTGCGCTGGGTGCCGGCCCAGCCGTCGACGGTCCAGACGTAGCGGCGGGCGTCGGAGTTCTTCTCGATGCCGTCGACGGCCTGCTGGACGCCCTGGAAGGCGGTCTTGTAGCCGCCGCCGATCCAGGCCACGTCGGTCTTGACGCCGCGAGAGCCGGCCGTGCCCACCTCGTCGGCGATGGAGCCGAGGCCGGTGGAGGTCCACAGGCCGGTCTGGAAGCCCTTGGCCTTCAGGGCGTCGACCGTGGACTTCAGGGGCGCGGTGTAGCCGCAGCCGTAGCCGTCGTTGGGCAGGAACCAGCCCGAGGGCATGTCGGCGGCGCGGGCGTCGGCGGCGTAGCCGACCACGTCGGGGGTGGTCTGGTGGCGGAGCCTGCCGTGGTCGCCCTGGTAGGCGGGGTTGGAGGCGTTGAAGCAGTCGGCGTTGCCGAGTTCGAAGCCCCACATCGGCGCCATGAAGGGTTT is part of the Streptomyces katrae genome and harbors:
- a CDS encoding prolyl oligopeptidase family serine peptidase codes for the protein MSDEAPRVPAPGSPHDPYLWLEDVTGEAALAWVRERNAETVAALTAAPGFKIVEREVREVLDDDGRIPYTVRRGPHLYNFWQDADRLRGIWRRTALEEYRTERPHWETVLDLDALAEAEGEKWAWAGSSVLAPGHRHALVMLSRDGADACVVREFDLETLEFVEDGFTVEEAKTRVGWIDPDHLWIGTDFGPATLSPSGYPLQVRRWRRGTPLHEAELVYEGRPTDLSATGWRDHTPGFERDFAVRNIDFWNQELFLLPEDGAAPPEKIDVPDDAGTGVHRDWLLVNPRSPWLGHPAGSLLAFGFDAYRAGDRTPQVLFTPDERTALAGYSWTRHHLILSTRADVSSRLELLTPGPDGWTRAPLTGVPPLSTATVTCTDPDESDEYFLDVTGHLQPSTLYRGVAGTAGLEVLKQAPALFDTAGLTVSQYFATSPDGTRVPYFVVGPEDRPGPGPALLYGYGGFEISMVPSYSAVTGRAWLARGGTYVVAGIRGGHEYGPAWHQAALGANRVRAYEDFAAVARDLTARGITTPAQLGIEGGSNGGLLMGAMLTREPGLFGAVVAHVPLLDMLRFHKLLAGASWTAEYGDPDDPADRPHLEAISPYHRIRADGPPYPPLLLLTSTRDDRVHPGHARKMAARLRELGHPVLFHEHLGGGHSGATDHQQTAFNEALVHTFLRERLTPPR
- a CDS encoding TIM-barrel domain-containing protein, which codes for MSQTPPPSTTRPTTRQGHPRTRHDHPPHLRTRARSRLAALLAGALAVAGLAAAGPATARAAAAPAAPSSTAGSVTALSQSGGTFTVSTTSGAKARVSIARADIFRLWLSPDGSFTDDPAGSDLAPTTDFGPVAASYTDAGTYYRITTGSLSIHVGKSPLMFSVYRADDSTPVWQETQPTKWGGGKTVQTLARGADEQFYGTGLRLGEWALRDKTVPVAVDNNWRENDNASPAPFYMSTNDYGVMRNTWAPGSYAFNSPTTLTHDENRFDAWYFTGDSLKSVLDAYTDVSGKPFMAPMWGFELGNADCFNASNPAYQGDHGRLRHQTTPDVVGYAADARAADMPSGWFLPNDGYGCGYTAPLKSTVDALKAKGFQTGLWTSTGLGSIADEVGTAGSRGVKTDVAWIGGGYKTAFQGVQQAVDGIEKNSDARRYVWTVDGWAGTQRNAVVWTGDTNGTWDDMRWHVPAIAGAGLSGINYASGDVDGIFGGSPKTYVRDLQWKAFTPAFMTMSGWGATNPSAGYQDKQPWRFAEPYLSVNRKYLQLKMRLMPYLYTMSRVAHDTGVPSTRAMVLEYPDDPVARGNLTSGQFMAGDSFLVAPVVSDTSVRDGIYLPAGTWTDYWTGRTYAGPGWLNGYQAPLDTLPLFVKGGAVVPMWPQMNYSGEKPLSTLTYDIHPRGTSSFSLYEDDGRTRAYASGAYARQRVDVTAPASGSGTVSVSVGAPTGSYAGQPAGRGYELTLHVATAPTALTLDGTALTRLASKAAYDSATTGWFFDPADRGGVLWVKTGTRTAAFTVTATGTTLPAADPIPTTSSPISQSAWTLLSADSQETAAENGAAVNAFDGNPATLWHTAWSSNKPAPLPHEIRIDLGARYTVDGLGYLPRQDGGVNGRIGGYEVYVSDTTTDWGTPAATGTFADTATAKSVTLAPRTGRYLRLRALTEAGGRGPWTSAAEITLTGRPTPLPADATLVNAATATCLDLPHSATTPGTVPTLYSCHGGPNQRWTLQSDGRLTGLNGVCLDAADPARITVQPCAGTPAQTWQPGPDGSLRTTGQCLTANGSALTRAPCKATPSQRWTFTP
- a CDS encoding SpoIIE family protein phosphatase, whose product is MADAQPAPPAEGPGDEPPAPAPGPAAPPPAPAPQPGSPPAGSPSAGGLLDVLGVAAVVLDAEGRIHLWSPQAAALFGYPAEEALGQYAATLLVAEDNREEVLGLFAQVMAGRGAWAGTFPVRHRDGHTVLVEFRNMRLQADHGGTFALGLASEQATLRRVERDLALSLRLVDQSPIGLAVLDADLRYVLVNPALERINGVPSERHLGQRIGDILPFVDAPAVEARMREVMESGVPVLDNFTTGTISEDEGERAWLLSIYRLEDQSSRVIGVAVSVVDVTEQHRVAVSAAHARRRLSLIADASVRIGTTLDLDITARELADVAVPEIADIAAVDVLDTVLTGGRPGDGADDRTVRFRALAVKAGYRTPAEDAADPVGDVALYRTDRLVARCARTARPVLVPHVTAEDLPRIARDEEAARQLAEAGVHSYLAVPLIARSQVLGTLDLKRARNPVPFGQDDVLLAAELAAHAAVSIDNARWYQRQRHAALALQRHLLPQHPPDAPGLDIAYRYQPAGAADETGGDWFDVIPLTGDRTALVVGDVMGSGINAAATMGQLRATARALGRLGLDPATVLTHLDAATADLGEAMATCVYAVYDPHSRLCHIATAGHLPPVHLRSGRQPRLVQLTTAVPLGVGGVPFHTTAFTLDQGDELVLYTDGLVETRDQDIDTRLLTLTDLLAGPHRPIEETCDLLLSALRRPDTHDDVVLLIARAHA
- a CDS encoding PP2C family protein-serine/threonine phosphatase; amino-acid sequence: MSDRDGHPTGRTRHGAAHRTPSPAETLEAIGTGDDETTTCRELAAFVLRTLGDAAAVDLTVEGRTERVAAAGAVGLLRAPAPAPVPAGRPAVRAVDEGHPLRSWTLRPGGSPVHGLSVALTRHGTSYGTLLAVRTGTAFTDHEAAALHFAARVAAVHIRHARRLAATERVALDLQRALVAEPGRPHPNLLIAGRYLPVGPSALVGGDWFETVRLHFGRTLLVVGDVMGHGLDAAVDMNAYRSTLREVASTELAPHRVLRQLDALVAEDAARRPATCLLARVDPARGTALFANAGHLPPAVFAADGTGRLLDVPVGPPLGTGLGGYESAAHPLTEEETLVLYTDGLVERRGEDIDDSLARLTALRLPARASPAEAVEALVAGLDARHAEDDVAVLTARIRSRPPAHP
- a CDS encoding oxidoreductase, with the translated sequence MTTETITAAASGTWTLGDMTVNRIGFGAMRVPQDGPALQAGSLSSDRARAIAVLRRAVELGVNHIDTAAFYFSPLRSANELIRSALGGPYPDDLVIATKVGPHRAPSGEWSEHARTPRELRGQVEENLRQLGRDHLDLVNLRVNGTDSVSDRFGALAELREAGLIRHLGVSNVTPEQLAEARAVAPVVCVQNMYGIGVRPEQDRFVRFCGEQGIAFVPFFSIAASGAEGGAGSAESEQLLAVARAHGASTAQVRLAWTLHRGPHMLAIPGTGNPAHLEANVAAGALRLTEEDLARLDTLHHTGA